A region from the Muribaculum gordoncarteri genome encodes:
- a CDS encoding glutaminyl-peptide cyclotransferase, with the protein MKFKPKLLYILTTLLSLSFASCMEWDYGDVVEDFNATGSGLFITNEGNFQYGNATLSYYDPATNQVQNEVFFRANGMRLGDVAQSMSIYDNKGWIVVNNSHVIFAIDLNTFKEVGRIEDLTSPRYIYFLSDEKAYVTQLWDNRIFIVNPKKYEITGYIQVPDMTMESGSTEQMVQYGKYVYCNCWSYQNRIIKIDTETDEVVDQLTVGIQPTSLVLDKNDKMWTITDGGYEGSPYGYETPSLYKIDASTFTVEKQWKFKLGDAPSELQLNGERDKLYWINNDIWSMDVTANRVPVRPFLEYRDTKYYGLTVNPVNGEVYVADAIDYQQQGMIYRYSPEGKLIDEFYVGIIPGAFCWK; encoded by the coding sequence ATGAAATTCAAACCGAAACTCTTATATATCCTGACAACTCTGCTGTCGCTCTCATTTGCTTCCTGCATGGAGTGGGATTATGGCGATGTGGTAGAAGACTTTAATGCAACAGGCTCCGGACTTTTCATTACCAACGAGGGTAACTTCCAGTATGGCAACGCGACGCTTTCCTATTATGATCCGGCAACGAATCAAGTTCAGAATGAGGTGTTTTTCCGTGCAAACGGTATGAGACTCGGGGACGTAGCGCAGTCCATGAGTATCTATGACAACAAAGGGTGGATAGTGGTGAACAATTCCCATGTCATCTTTGCTATCGACCTCAATACGTTCAAGGAAGTGGGGCGCATCGAGGATCTGACCTCTCCGCGTTATATCTACTTCCTGAGCGATGAAAAGGCTTACGTCACGCAGCTTTGGGACAACCGCATCTTCATTGTCAATCCCAAGAAATATGAAATTACGGGCTACATTCAAGTGCCTGACATGACGATGGAGAGCGGCTCAACGGAACAGATGGTGCAATACGGCAAGTATGTCTATTGCAACTGCTGGAGCTACCAGAACCGCATCATCAAGATAGATACTGAGACGGACGAGGTGGTGGACCAGTTGACGGTGGGCATACAGCCTACATCGCTTGTCCTGGATAAAAACGACAAGATGTGGACTATCACCGACGGCGGTTATGAAGGCTCGCCATACGGATATGAGACACCTTCGCTCTATAAGATTGATGCCTCAACTTTTACTGTTGAAAAACAGTGGAAATTCAAACTCGGTGATGCTCCGAGCGAGCTGCAGCTCAACGGCGAACGTGACAAGCTGTACTGGATCAACAATGACATCTGGAGTATGGACGTGACGGCAAACCGTGTTCCTGTCCGTCCTTTCCTCGAATACCGCGACACGAAGTATTACGGACTTACCGTAAATCCTGTGAACGGCGAAGTGTATGTAGCCGATGCCATCGACTACCAACAGCAGGGCATGATCTACCGATACTCGCCCGAAGGAAAACTGATTGATGAATTTTATGTCGGCATAATACCCGGCGCATTCTGCTGGAAGTGA
- a CDS encoding TonB-dependent receptor, whose protein sequence is MHNLREVVVWGKRPMKDIGVQKTTFDSIALKENIALSMADILTFNSSVFVKSYGRATLSTVAFRGTSPSHTQVTWNGMRINNPMLGMTDFSTIPSYFIDQASLLHGTSSVNETGGGLGGLVKLGTIPDVAEGVNLQYVQGVGSFSTFDEFARFTYGSEHWHVSSRVVYSSSPNDYKYINHDKKVNIYDDDKNIIGQYHPTERNRSGAYKDFHALQEVYYNTNNGDRFGFNAWYINSNRELPMLTTDYGNERNFENRQREQTLRSVLSWDHRRDGWKFAAKGGYIHTWMAYDYKREVAENNWSSMTRSRSRVNTFYGQAEGEYNPTRKWYFTANISAHQHFVRSEDKNIILQDGDKAIVGYDKGRIELSGSASAKWQPINPLGLSLVLRQEMFGDKWAPVIPAFFIDGLLSRKGNVMLKASVSRNHKFPTLNDLYFLPGGNPDLKSEHGWTYDAGASFDVGWKAPFPVSMGGSVTWFDSRIDDWIIWLPTTKGFFSPRNVKKVHAYGIEGKLNIAFEPFKGWIFDLNGSYSWTPSINEGEKMSPADQSVGKQLPYVPKHSASLTGRLTWKSWSFLYKWAYYSERFTMSSNDYTITGHLPKYYMSNVSLEKGLKFKPVDLQLKLAVNNLFNEDYLSVLSRPMPGINFEFFVGITPKFGKKKTEPKTDNY, encoded by the coding sequence ATGCACAATCTGCGTGAGGTCGTGGTGTGGGGCAAACGCCCGATGAAGGATATCGGAGTGCAGAAAACAACTTTTGATTCCATCGCCCTCAAAGAGAATATCGCCCTCTCTATGGCGGACATCCTTACGTTCAATTCTTCAGTCTTCGTCAAGAGCTACGGTCGAGCCACACTCTCCACCGTCGCCTTCCGTGGAACCTCCCCCAGCCATACGCAGGTGACGTGGAACGGCATGCGCATTAACAATCCCATGCTCGGCATGACCGACTTCTCCACCATTCCGTCCTATTTCATAGACCAGGCATCGCTGCTCCACGGCACTTCATCAGTCAACGAGACAGGCGGCGGTCTGGGCGGTCTTGTCAAACTCGGAACGATTCCCGATGTGGCGGAAGGTGTCAATCTGCAATATGTGCAGGGAGTGGGCTCATTCAGCACATTCGACGAGTTCGCCCGGTTTACCTATGGCAGTGAACACTGGCACGTTTCAAGCCGTGTAGTATATTCATCTTCACCAAACGACTACAAGTACATCAACCACGACAAGAAGGTGAACATCTACGACGATGACAAGAACATAATAGGTCAGTATCATCCGACGGAACGGAACCGCAGCGGTGCCTACAAAGATTTCCATGCGCTGCAGGAGGTGTACTACAACACCAATAATGGTGACCGTTTCGGGTTCAACGCATGGTACATCAACTCCAACCGCGAACTGCCCATGCTCACCACCGACTACGGCAACGAGCGCAACTTCGAGAACCGTCAGCGTGAACAGACCCTGCGCAGCGTCCTCTCATGGGATCATCGGCGCGATGGCTGGAAATTTGCAGCAAAAGGGGGATATATCCACACATGGATGGCGTATGACTACAAGCGTGAGGTAGCTGAAAACAACTGGTCGTCCATGACACGCTCACGAAGCAGGGTAAACACTTTCTACGGTCAGGCAGAGGGTGAGTATAATCCCACAAGGAAATGGTATTTTACCGCCAATATTTCGGCACATCAGCATTTCGTCCGCTCCGAGGATAAGAACATTATCCTTCAGGATGGTGACAAAGCCATTGTCGGTTACGACAAGGGGCGCATCGAACTCTCCGGCTCCGCTTCAGCTAAATGGCAGCCGATCAATCCGCTGGGCTTGTCACTCGTACTGCGTCAGGAGATGTTCGGCGACAAATGGGCTCCCGTAATCCCGGCTTTCTTCATCGACGGTCTTCTGTCAAGGAAAGGGAACGTCATGCTGAAAGCGTCCGTATCACGCAACCACAAGTTTCCTACGCTCAATGACCTCTATTTTCTCCCCGGCGGCAATCCTGACCTGAAGAGCGAGCATGGTTGGACGTATGACGCCGGTGCATCGTTCGATGTGGGTTGGAAAGCTCCCTTCCCGGTGTCGATGGGAGGAAGTGTCACATGGTTTGACAGCCGTATCGATGACTGGATTATATGGCTTCCCACAACCAAAGGGTTCTTCTCGCCGCGCAATGTAAAGAAGGTACACGCCTACGGCATCGAGGGAAAGCTCAATATCGCTTTCGAACCTTTCAAGGGGTGGATTTTCGACCTGAACGGGTCATATTCATGGACACCCTCCATCAACGAGGGTGAAAAGATGTCACCTGCCGACCAGTCTGTAGGCAAACAGCTCCCATACGTCCCCAAGCACTCGGCTTCGCTCACGGGGCGTCTTACATGGAAGTCATGGAGCTTCCTGTATAAATGGGCTTACTATTCAGAGAGATTCACCATGTCAAGCAACGACTATACTATCACAGGGCACCTCCCTAAGTATTACATGAGCAACGTATCCCTTGAAAAAGGGCTGAAGTTCAAACCTGTCGATTTACAGCTGAAACTGGCTGTGAACAATCTCTTCAACGAGGACTATCTCTCAGTCCTCTCGCGTCCCATGCCCGGCATCAACTTCGAGTTCTTTGTCGGAATAACACCAAAGTTCGGAAAGAAAAAGACTGAACCGAAAACAGATAATTATTGA
- a CDS encoding helix-turn-helix domain-containing protein, with the protein MLAEIDKQGKWLAQQLGKGPATVSKWCTNAIQPDLKTLVEMAEILNINIRELIVNTK; encoded by the coding sequence ATGCTTGCCGAAATTGACAAGCAAGGAAAGTGGTTGGCTCAACAACTTGGCAAAGGCCCAGCAACGGTTTCCAAATGGTGTACCAACGCCATTCAGCCTGACTTGAAAACACTTGTCGAGATGGCCGAAATTCTTAATATAAACATCCGAGAATTGATCGTTAATACCAAATAA
- a CDS encoding transposase encodes MEALGNIYHLIFQTRDFGVAIPPLHRDEFFDAIALLFSNRHCPVYAVGGDMHHVHILTEIPLRKNVKKLIEKIKNISCFRAAGILDMERFGGWLKGCLSFIIERDRLPFWADYIEQQDTIHSKISWMQEKRQFMNYNLF; translated from the coding sequence ATGGAGGCATTAGGAAACATATATCATCTGATTTTTCAGACAAGAGACTTTGGAGTTGCGATACCGCCTCTCCACAGGGATGAATTCTTTGATGCCATCGCACTTCTCTTCAGCAACCGCCACTGCCCGGTTTATGCCGTCGGAGGAGATATGCACCATGTCCATATCCTTACAGAAATCCCGCTCCGCAAAAACGTGAAGAAGCTGATTGAGAAAATCAAAAATATCAGTTGTTTCAGGGCTGCCGGCATTCTGGATATGGAAAGATTCGGAGGATGGCTCAAAGGCTGTCTGTCCTTTATTATCGAACGTGACCGACTGCCATTCTGGGCCGATTACATTGAACAGCAAGATACAATACACTCTAAAATAAGCTGGATGCAGGAGAAACGTCAGTTTATGAACTATAATCTTTTTTAA
- a CDS encoding IS4 family transposase, giving the protein MNQGKYVFSQVIEFIPRYQFDKLVRLYKGDWHVKNLNSYNHLLHLLFGLLTGCDSLRDICLCLEAHSKMLYHLGFRKTVNHTSLSRANESRDYRIFEGLGIYLIGLVRPMYSKAKLSEITIDNVIYALDSTTISTSIKLATWALGKYSKGAVKMHTLLDLRGSIPANIHITDGKWHDSNELDMLSPEPFAFYVMDKAYVDFKALFRFHQSQAFWVSRPKENMKFMTIGQMEIPNAKSGIIEDSRIRVTGYKSSKLYPDDMRFVRVYDPDNDTIVDFISNNFEISALEISNLYRHRWDIEVFFKWIKQNIVVKTLWGFSENAVKIHLWTAVIAYLTVARIKADYKSCYSITEVATLIRISALERVELRQLLTKQDLSTNSNQNVKDISLFDDF; this is encoded by the coding sequence ATGAATCAGGGTAAGTATGTTTTCTCCCAGGTAATTGAATTTATACCGCGTTACCAGTTCGATAAGCTTGTAAGGCTGTATAAAGGAGATTGGCATGTAAAGAATCTCAACAGTTACAATCACCTCCTTCATCTGCTCTTCGGACTGTTGACGGGCTGTGATTCGCTACGAGACATCTGTCTATGTCTGGAGGCCCATTCAAAGATGCTATATCATCTCGGTTTTCGGAAAACAGTCAACCACACATCTTTGTCGCGGGCTAACGAAAGTCGGGACTATCGAATTTTTGAGGGACTGGGAATTTATCTAATAGGATTGGTAAGACCCATGTATTCAAAGGCTAAACTATCCGAGATAACCATAGACAACGTAATCTATGCGTTGGACTCCACAACCATATCAACCAGCATAAAACTTGCGACATGGGCATTGGGCAAATACAGCAAAGGCGCTGTAAAGATGCACACATTGCTTGATTTGCGTGGAAGCATACCGGCAAACATTCATATTACCGATGGAAAATGGCATGACAGCAACGAACTTGACATGCTTTCGCCGGAACCATTCGCATTCTATGTGATGGACAAGGCTTATGTTGACTTCAAGGCTTTGTTCAGATTCCATCAGTCACAGGCATTCTGGGTATCCCGTCCGAAAGAGAACATGAAGTTCATGACAATCGGGCAAATGGAAATCCCCAATGCAAAGTCAGGCATCATAGAAGACTCCCGTATTCGGGTAACCGGATATAAGTCGAGTAAACTCTATCCTGATGACATGCGGTTTGTACGAGTATATGACCCGGACAATGACACAATTGTGGATTTCATATCCAATAACTTTGAAATCAGTGCCTTGGAAATATCCAATCTCTACCGCCATCGCTGGGATATAGAAGTTTTCTTCAAATGGATCAAACAGAATATTGTCGTGAAGACCCTTTGGGGATTTTCCGAGAACGCGGTAAAAATCCATCTTTGGACTGCTGTCATTGCCTATCTTACGGTAGCTCGAATAAAGGCCGATTATAAAAGCTGCTATTCTATAACCGAAGTGGCGACCCTTATCAGAATCTCTGCTTTGGAACGTGTCGAGTTACGACAACTTCTAACCAAGCAAGACTTGTCAACCAATTCAAATCAAAATGTCAAAGATATCTCTTTATTTGATGATTTCTAA